The following are from one region of the Methanobrevibacter sp. genome:
- the drmA gene encoding DISARM system helicase DrmA: MREKFIEELLKEVLGPRQGCKEIMDENPAVEYLTGVLIPKPELSEINENSSLENEWIKDDEIPDEEEDNLSENFGEIFPSELDPKLRARSFGISFVLESLTPKLDVCISWARYISNGDEENEKWERHPFYKILNFDVDFDEKQEIIGDDFDDDSVKIIVKTKKVENEGLNILISFVNNLTQSENYLDVDNMIFQPSIRINSDSDFSNTISKDVFDNKLSFVYKDNHIRARGHMCSALWDNVDYINKFDLDDIWPDGSFFIAENNELKRFIEPQLRTEFVPLAPMGLPSFDIFDGKQKELNLLNAEVLSEIWSEEEIDEQLSVIVNKYSEWIETQKEKIEEEYMDISLKIIDDQIKARDRIQEGIDRLKKDEMARLAFCFANKAILTQYEWKNSQKEKIINSNDDEVIVNEPFNWRGFQLAFFLMNIESIVNPDSEYRDYLDLLWITTGGGKTEAYLAIMAFTIAYRRLTNENYGGTSIISRYTLRLLTIQQFERTLLLVTAAEYLRVFDTDGNVGWRPKNCTIKDDWIYGSLRFSIGMWVGSAVTPNNLLIDNSIQDKYSALAILKRLTPRELKFKSNPVQVIRCPVCGNLLSIPEGGIPTDEVFHVVVKLNEGNIEEIHDKLMNKNYIKEIEVSDINHKEGHITLGFRFKEIINQEKLDDLFGDFRRYFTVSSLSIYHPGYFGVNKSEDGDNFSDFEIFCTNPSCSLNSDVSWKEGSPFEENEKLDIYYEKIIDTPFSNSSRIPIPAYVIDEQIYSRCPTIIIGTVDKIARLPYNGRIANIFGNVSLYNKYYGFLKNINMFPRNISERNKEKNVSVDNFLPPDLIIQDELHLIDGPLGSLFGIYELILESIIKQNGINPKYIASSATIKNATNQSRLLFAKELFQFPPHGLKVENNFFVREPNDPWDENNPGRIYMGVYAPGRGPMTPLVRLWSNMLCTSSRFVKGEDKLFYSTIVEYFNAMRELGGGISLYKEDINERVSRSCNISLDPETDSLELSSRLSSSEIPLELNKIQNDGIKDNMPHFKAIFTTSMFGTGVDISHLSLMILNGQPKTTGSYIQASGRIGRKHGGLVVTFLKSGRPRDLNHYEMFPAYHYKIQTDVEPISVSPFSLGSLEKTVGPAIVSFFRNAIGMDFDWDSEPVKLNEISVQDYKKLKNHIIDRLNFIMDNEDELNKIKKSFDSAFWEWKTKTNEVGFDYTDTRNKRANVVLGDYYHEYDDEVESIFEKAPNSLREVEESTMFWV; the protein is encoded by the coding sequence TTGAGGGAAAAATTCATTGAAGAATTACTTAAAGAAGTGCTTGGTCCTAGACAAGGTTGTAAAGAAATAATGGACGAAAATCCGGCTGTCGAATATTTAACAGGAGTTCTTATACCAAAACCTGAATTATCAGAAATTAATGAAAATTCTTCTTTAGAAAATGAATGGATAAAAGATGATGAAATTCCTGATGAAGAAGAAGATAATCTTAGCGAGAATTTTGGTGAAATTTTCCCATCCGAACTCGACCCTAAACTACGCGCACGGTCATTTGGAATTTCATTTGTTTTGGAATCTTTAACCCCAAAGTTGGATGTATGTATTTCATGGGCAAGATATATTTCAAATGGGGATGAAGAAAATGAAAAATGGGAAAGGCATCCATTTTATAAAATTTTAAATTTTGATGTTGATTTTGATGAGAAGCAAGAAATAATTGGGGATGATTTTGATGATGATTCCGTGAAAATAATTGTCAAAACAAAAAAAGTCGAAAATGAAGGTTTAAACATTTTGATTTCATTTGTAAATAATTTGACTCAATCAGAAAACTATCTTGATGTAGACAATATGATTTTCCAACCATCAATTAGAATTAATTCAGATTCTGATTTTTCAAACACTATCAGTAAAGATGTATTTGATAATAAATTATCTTTTGTCTATAAAGACAACCATATTCGTGCCAGAGGCCATATGTGTTCTGCATTATGGGACAATGTTGATTATATTAATAAATTTGATTTAGATGATATTTGGCCTGACGGTTCTTTTTTCATTGCCGAAAATAATGAATTAAAAAGATTTATTGAACCTCAACTGAGAACAGAATTTGTCCCATTAGCGCCTATGGGGCTGCCATCATTTGATATTTTTGATGGTAAACAAAAAGAATTAAATTTGTTGAATGCCGAAGTGTTATCTGAAATATGGTCTGAAGAGGAAATAGATGAACAATTATCAGTTATTGTTAATAAATACTCTGAATGGATTGAAACTCAAAAAGAAAAAATTGAAGAAGAGTATATGGACATTTCTCTAAAAATTATTGATGACCAAATCAAAGCAAGAGATAGAATTCAAGAAGGAATTGACAGATTAAAGAAAGATGAAATGGCGAGATTGGCTTTTTGTTTTGCAAATAAAGCAATTTTAACCCAATATGAATGGAAAAATAGTCAAAAAGAGAAAATAATAAACTCTAATGATGATGAAGTCATTGTTAATGAACCATTTAATTGGAGAGGATTCCAATTAGCATTTTTCTTAATGAATATAGAGTCAATTGTAAATCCGGATTCAGAATATAGGGATTATTTAGATTTATTATGGATTACAACTGGTGGTGGAAAAACTGAAGCATATCTTGCAATAATGGCATTTACTATTGCATACCGTAGATTGACCAATGAAAATTATGGTGGAACAAGCATCATATCACGTTATACTTTGAGATTATTGACAATACAACAGTTTGAAAGAACACTTTTATTAGTGACCGCTGCGGAATATCTTAGAGTCTTCGATACTGATGGCAATGTGGGTTGGAGGCCTAAAAACTGCACAATCAAAGATGATTGGATTTATGGGTCCTTAAGATTTTCTATTGGAATGTGGGTAGGTTCTGCAGTTACTCCAAATAATTTACTGATTGATAATAGTATTCAAGATAAATATTCTGCATTAGCAATTTTAAAAAGATTAACTCCACGTGAGTTAAAATTTAAATCAAACCCCGTTCAGGTAATACGATGTCCAGTTTGTGGTAATTTATTATCTATTCCCGAAGGGGGGATTCCTACTGATGAAGTTTTTCATGTAGTTGTAAAATTAAATGAAGGGAATATAGAAGAAATCCATGATAAATTAATGAATAAAAATTATATTAAAGAGATTGAGGTTTCAGATATTAATCATAAAGAAGGACATATCACATTAGGATTCAGGTTTAAGGAGATTATCAATCAAGAAAAACTTGATGATTTATTTGGAGATTTTAGAAGATACTTTACTGTCTCATCATTAAGTATTTATCATCCAGGTTATTTTGGTGTAAATAAATCAGAGGACGGAGATAATTTTTCTGATTTTGAAATATTCTGCACTAATCCTTCATGTAGTTTAAATTCTGATGTATCATGGAAGGAAGGAAGTCCTTTTGAAGAGAATGAAAAGTTAGATATTTATTATGAAAAAATTATTGATACTCCATTTAGTAACTCTTCAAGAATTCCTATTCCCGCTTATGTTATTGATGAACAGATTTATTCAAGATGTCCAACTATAATTATAGGGACTGTTGATAAAATTGCAAGATTACCGTACAATGGTCGAATTGCCAATATCTTTGGTAATGTTTCATTGTATAACAAGTATTACGGATTTTTAAAGAATATAAACATGTTTCCAAGGAATATTTCTGAAAGAAATAAGGAAAAAAATGTTTCTGTTGATAATTTTTTACCTCCCGATTTAATTATTCAAGATGAATTGCATTTAATTGATGGGCCATTAGGAAGTCTTTTTGGAATATATGAATTAATATTGGAATCTATTATTAAACAAAATGGGATTAACCCAAAATATATTGCCTCATCAGCAACTATTAAAAATGCAACAAATCAATCCAGATTGTTGTTTGCTAAAGAATTGTTCCAGTTCCCACCTCATGGATTGAAAGTTGAAAATAACTTTTTTGTTAGGGAACCTAACGACCCATGGGATGAAAATAATCCTGGCAGAATCTATATGGGAGTTTATGCCCCTGGAAGAGGACCAATGACTCCATTAGTTAGATTATGGTCAAATATGCTATGTACTTCATCAAGATTTGTTAAAGGTGAAGATAAATTATTTTATTCGACAATTGTCGAATATTTTAATGCAATGCGAGAATTAGGTGGTGGAATTTCATTATATAAAGAGGACATTAATGAAAGAGTAAGTCGTTCATGTAATATTTCACTAGATCCCGAAACTGATTCTTTAGAGTTATCTAGCAGGTTATCGTCTAGTGAAATTCCATTAGAACTTAATAAAATTCAAAATGATGGTATAAAAGATAATATGCCTCATTTTAAAGCTATATTCACCACATCCATGTTCGGAACGGGTGTTGATATATCTCATTTATCATTAATGATTTTGAATGGGCAACCTAAAACTACTGGAAGCTATATTCAGGCTTCAGGTAGAATTGGTAGGAAGCATGGTGGTCTAGTTGTTACATTTTTAAAATCTGGTAGGCCGAGAGATTTAAACCATTATGAGATGTTTCCAGCATATCATTATAAAATTCAGACGGATGTTGAACCAATTTCAGTATCTCCCTTTTCATTGGGGTCTTTAGAAAAAACGGTCGGTCCGGCAATTGTATCATTTTTTAGAAATGCAATAGGCATGGATTTTGATTGGGATAGCGAACCTGTGAAATTAAATGAAATTTCGGTGCAAGATTATAAAAAATTAAAGAATCATATTATTGATAGATTGAATTTCATTATGGATAATGAAGACGAGTTAAATAAAATTAAAAAGAGTTTTGATTCCGCATTTTGGGAATGGAAAACTAAAACCAATGAAGTTGGTTTTGATTATACGGATACTCGTAATAAACGAGCTAATGTTGTTTTAGGCGATTATTATCATGAATATGATGATGAAGTTGAATCAATTTTTGAAAAGGCTCCTAATTCTTTAAGAGAAGTTGAAGAAAGTACAATGTTTTGGGTGTAA
- the drmB gene encoding DUF1998 domain-containing protein, with protein sequence MARRTQPLMRSQYILTYGPGSIIESSNGPRLIPSLKIGLGKDFDKYVDKYQVPDIRLEHLVNTFFNSNDNVRFFQLPSNDSEGEKEHKGLYKTMIFPVWKICYNNKEHDSNTNILFNSKYHNDKCPCCGKSKYSNPVRFVCACYEGHLDEVPWKYAIHSSGDCDHGSYFEWDAKGNSLDSIKLRCPKCEEETTMKKIASATYNCHSRHPETETIDRNSVGYSEGFSSREDPPKHMRVIQRQSSSLRIPLNRTLLILPENDKPCLRVIQNQDSTQRDIILKLIENYDDENIRKIYLDLLKDDVKQFIEKDRETFFDEAKRLYNKQWNYQELIEEEFEVLNNDLPVVKDNFEKDYYNSFNADFDGIPFEFKVSPINKIKTITTQYAYQRNIRPEGFSSKDEFDESNLKPVDVGSQPKLGNEKWYPAFESIGEGIFITSNLNPLDNLKLSNSVPKWRKLDFTELSYFLLEDIDMALLVWWHSLSHAIIRALGYISGYSSASIRERIYITRDNRGGILLYNTSAGDDSGMGGLINSAKNFDNVLDHALNIVNDCSNDPLCHAMRFGGHNVNGAACINCMFLSETSCEYGNRFLDRHLLLGD encoded by the coding sequence ATGGCAAGAAGAACTCAACCGTTAATGAGATCACAATATATTTTAACATATGGTCCTGGATCAATTATTGAAAGTAGTAATGGTCCAAGATTAATACCTTCATTAAAAATAGGTTTGGGAAAAGATTTTGATAAATATGTTGATAAATATCAAGTTCCTGATATCCGTTTAGAACATCTAGTCAATACATTTTTCAATTCAAATGATAATGTGCGATTTTTCCAACTACCTTCTAATGATTCCGAAGGGGAAAAAGAACATAAAGGTTTGTATAAAACAATGATTTTTCCCGTTTGGAAGATTTGTTATAACAATAAGGAACATGATTCTAATACGAATATTCTATTTAATTCTAAATATCATAATGATAAATGTCCTTGTTGTGGAAAAAGTAAATACTCAAATCCAGTAAGATTTGTTTGTGCATGCTATGAGGGGCATCTAGATGAAGTCCCTTGGAAATATGCCATTCATTCAAGTGGGGACTGTGATCATGGTTCTTATTTTGAATGGGATGCGAAAGGTAACTCTTTGGATAGTATTAAATTGCGTTGTCCTAAATGTGAAGAAGAGACTACTATGAAGAAAATAGCTAGTGCAACTTACAATTGTCATTCCAGACATCCTGAAACGGAAACAATTGATAGGAATAGTGTGGGTTACTCTGAAGGATTCAGTAGCCGTGAAGACCCACCAAAACATATGAGAGTTATCCAAAGACAATCTTCTTCTCTTAGAATCCCATTAAATAGAACATTGTTGATTTTACCAGAAAATGATAAACCATGTTTAAGAGTTATTCAGAATCAAGATTCTACTCAAAGGGATATAATTTTAAAGTTGATTGAAAATTATGATGATGAAAACATAAGAAAAATTTATTTGGATTTATTGAAAGATGATGTAAAACAATTTATAGAAAAAGATAGGGAAACTTTCTTTGATGAAGCCAAAAGGTTATATAATAAACAATGGAATTATCAGGAATTAATTGAAGAGGAATTTGAAGTTTTAAATAATGATTTGCCTGTTGTTAAAGATAATTTTGAAAAAGATTATTACAACTCATTTAATGCAGACTTTGATGGAATTCCATTTGAATTCAAAGTATCTCCAATTAATAAAATCAAAACTATAACTACTCAATATGCGTATCAAAGAAATATTCGGCCCGAAGGATTTTCTTCCAAAGATGAATTTGATGAAAGTAATCTGAAACCTGTTGATGTTGGGTCCCAACCAAAATTAGGTAATGAAAAATGGTATCCTGCATTTGAAAGTATTGGTGAAGGAATTTTTATCACATCCAATTTAAATCCTTTGGATAATTTAAAATTGAGCAATAGCGTCCCAAAATGGCGTAAATTAGATTTTACAGAATTATCATATTTCCTTTTAGAAGATATCGATATGGCATTATTGGTTTGGTGGCATTCGTTATCTCATGCAATTATTCGTGCTTTAGGTTATATTTCAGGATATTCTTCCGCATCCATACGTGAACGGATTTATATTACAAGAGATAACCGCGGAGGTATATTATTATATAATACTTCTGCAGGTGATGATTCCGGAATGGGTGGGTTAATAAATTCGGCGAAAAATTTTGACAATGTTTTAGACCATGCATTAAATATTGTAAATGATTGTTCTAATGATCCGTTATGCCATGCCATGCGTTTTGGAGGGCATAATGTTAATGGTGCTGCATGTATAAATTGCATGTTCCTTTCAGAAACTTCATGTGAATATGGAAATAGGTTTTTGGACAGGCATTTATTATTAGGTGATTAA
- a CDS encoding phosphatidylserine/phosphatidylglycerophosphate/cardiolipin synthase family protein, with the protein MNNIEIIASGDKWIGDGVIPTMSAISELIDNSEDSLIMTIYVLTSDLIFDKIHLALKRGVEIEIFIYYNEDYLHLINKLKELSDSYNYCKIHILDEEFIHSKIIISDRSKLLIGSANFSRRALFSNYELGVFIDDPHIAFELEKVIKRLL; encoded by the coding sequence ATGAATAATATTGAGATTATTGCTAGTGGAGACAAATGGATTGGTGATGGAGTAATACCTACAATGTCTGCTATTTCAGAGTTAATAGATAATTCCGAAGATTCTTTAATCATGACGATATATGTGTTGACTTCTGATTTAATCTTTGACAAAATTCATTTAGCACTTAAACGAGGTGTCGAAATAGAAATTTTTATTTACTATAATGAAGATTATTTACACTTGATAAATAAGCTAAAAGAATTGTCTGATTCCTATAATTATTGTAAAATCCACATTTTGGATGAAGAATTTATCCACTCTAAAATAATAATTTCAGACAGGTCAAAATTACTTATTGGATCGGCTAATTTTTCACGTAGAGCTCTTTTTTCAAATTATGAATTGGGTGTTTTTATAGATGATCCACATATAGCTTTTGAATTAGAAAAAGTAATAAAAAGGTTATTATAA
- a CDS encoding AAA family ATPase has product MLSNLNVKLENVGPIGKADMNLAQINIIGGQNSTGKSTATKFLYSILRANSSKNKDVAYKSIMKKIAELVFDLNDYSRSNRISMEDTEEQTQLKEDAFALLEKIVSADEFDEAKEVFDEVKRKYDKLVSKNILKMDIEDQIDKIDNYIEKAETKPEEIYFSVMETLLKRELSLDLGHLNEGCFTFTGEYNDSEFKYVVDLNKDFNFDIGSVLSNPVGWFRVKEVYYMDSFSIIDLPQKEGLQNTDHASSLAKSLSPESDKSTDVYDKEDNPKLRELEESIIELMGGKFIFDGKKLVFKSKYEKISVMKNTASGIKQLGIIQILLSHRAIDKDSFFILDEPEVNLHPIWQVELAKFLVKLSKELNLTLYVNSHSPFFIEALDLYSSYYGLIENTRFFLTTPNNGKFNFVPISHDNLDVIYRNLGEPYDMLDDIRLELEFGPVDDDLNEN; this is encoded by the coding sequence ATGTTATCAAATTTAAATGTAAAATTGGAAAATGTTGGGCCTATCGGGAAAGCAGATATGAATCTTGCCCAGATAAATATTATTGGTGGCCAAAATTCTACCGGTAAATCCACAGCAACTAAATTTTTGTATTCTATTTTAAGAGCTAATTCTTCAAAAAATAAAGACGTAGCATATAAGAGTATCATGAAAAAAATTGCAGAGTTAGTTTTTGATTTAAATGATTACTCTCGTAGTAATCGCATATCCATGGAGGATACTGAAGAACAAACCCAACTTAAAGAAGATGCATTCGCTTTATTAGAAAAAATAGTTAGTGCAGATGAATTTGATGAAGCAAAAGAAGTTTTTGATGAAGTTAAAAGAAAATATGATAAGTTGGTTTCTAAAAATATTCTTAAAATGGATATTGAAGATCAAATCGATAAAATTGATAATTACATTGAAAAAGCCGAAACTAAACCTGAGGAAATATATTTTTCAGTAATGGAAACTCTTTTAAAACGAGAATTAAGTTTAGATTTGGGCCATTTAAATGAAGGATGTTTCACGTTCACTGGAGAGTATAATGATTCTGAATTTAAATATGTTGTTGATTTGAATAAAGATTTTAATTTTGATATTGGTAGTGTTCTATCTAATCCTGTTGGATGGTTCCGTGTTAAAGAAGTTTATTATATGGATTCTTTTTCCATAATTGATTTACCACAAAAAGAAGGATTGCAAAATACCGACCATGCTTCTTCTTTAGCTAAAAGTTTAAGTCCAGAATCAGATAAATCTACTGATGTTTATGATAAAGAAGATAATCCTAAACTTAGAGAGTTGGAAGAATCAATTATTGAACTTATGGGCGGTAAATTCATTTTTGATGGTAAGAAATTAGTATTCAAATCAAAATATGAAAAAATTTCTGTTATGAAAAATACTGCTTCAGGTATTAAACAATTGGGCATTATTCAAATATTATTATCTCATCGTGCAATAGATAAGGATAGTTTCTTTATTTTAGATGAACCTGAAGTCAATTTACATCCTATATGGCAAGTTGAATTAGCTAAATTTTTAGTAAAATTATCAAAAGAATTGAATTTAACTCTTTATGTTAATTCGCATAGTCCATTTTTCATTGAAGCATTGGATCTTTATTCATCATATTATGGTTTAATTGAGAATACTCGATTTTTTTTAACTACACCTAATAATGGCAAATTCAATTTTGTCCCGATATCTCATGATAATCTTGATGTTATTTACAGGAATCTTGGTGAACCTTATGACATGTTAGATGACATTAGATTGGAATTGGAATTTGGTCCTGTGGATGATGATCTAAATGAAAACTGA